A genomic region of Streptosporangium lutulentum contains the following coding sequences:
- a CDS encoding sulfite exporter TauE/SafE family protein gives MRALIILGLVGFAAQLVDGSLGMAYGVTSTTLLLAVGTNPAAASATVHLAEIGTTLASGISHWRFDNIDWKVVAKIGIPGAVGAFAGATFLSSLSTEVAAPIMSIILLALGIYVLVRFTAFGLPRGNLGKPLRKRFLGPLGLVAGFVDATGGGGWGPVGTPAILASGRLAPRKVIGSIDASEFLVAIAASIGFLVGIGSQNIDFAWVAVLLLGGVIAAPIAAWLVRHIPPRILGSAVGGVIILTNVRTLLRSDLIGASGGVQTAAYITIVVIWVAAIAYSLREYRRDRDNESVEAIEAPENGQVAEGVAGTPR, from the coding sequence TTGCGCGCACTCATCATCTTGGGCCTCGTCGGTTTCGCGGCGCAGCTCGTCGACGGCAGCCTGGGCATGGCATACGGCGTCACCTCGACGACCCTGCTGCTGGCCGTCGGCACCAACCCCGCCGCCGCGTCGGCTACCGTCCACCTCGCCGAGATCGGCACCACCCTCGCCTCCGGCATCTCCCATTGGCGCTTCGACAACATCGACTGGAAGGTCGTCGCCAAGATCGGCATCCCCGGGGCCGTCGGCGCGTTCGCGGGGGCGACCTTCCTGTCCAGCCTCTCCACCGAGGTCGCCGCCCCGATCATGTCGATCATCCTGCTCGCGCTGGGGATCTACGTCCTGGTCCGCTTCACCGCCTTCGGCCTGCCGCGCGGCAACCTGGGCAAGCCGTTGCGCAAGCGCTTTCTCGGACCGCTCGGCCTGGTCGCGGGCTTCGTCGACGCCACCGGCGGCGGCGGGTGGGGGCCGGTCGGCACCCCGGCCATCCTCGCCAGCGGACGCCTGGCACCGCGCAAGGTCATCGGCTCCATCGACGCCAGTGAGTTCCTCGTCGCCATCGCGGCGAGCATCGGCTTCCTCGTCGGGATCGGCTCGCAGAACATCGACTTCGCCTGGGTCGCCGTCCTGCTGCTCGGCGGTGTCATCGCCGCCCCCATCGCGGCCTGGCTCGTCCGGCACATCCCGCCGCGCATCCTGGGCTCCGCCGTCGGCGGCGTGATCATCCTCACCAACGTGCGCACCCTGCTGCGCAGCGACCTGATCGGCGCCTCCGGTGGCGTTCAGACCGCCGCCTACATCACCATCGTCGTCATCTGGGTGGCGGCCATCGCCTACTCGCTCCGTGAATACCGCCGTGACCGCGACAACGAGTCGGTCGAGGCGATCGAGGCGCCGGAGAACGGTCAGGTCGCGGAGGGGGTCGCGGGCACCCCTCGTTGA
- a CDS encoding carbohydrate ABC transporter permease, producing the protein MSTTPRPDAGRGAGPPSGSSGRPGKGVLARLTDRIPVRIRRVSLPYLLIIPAILLELLIHLVPMVIGIGMSFLKLTQFFLRNWSAAPSAGLSNYQVAVDFDSAVGSSLLHSFLITIVFTVLTVALSWFLGTMGAVLMQGAFRGRGLLRALFLVPYALPVYAGVITWSFMLQRDSGLVNHILVQLHLADDSDRPFWLIGDNSFISLIVVCVWRTWPFAFLVLMAGLQNISGDLYEASAIDGAGWWRQLRSITLPLLRPVNQVVVLVLFLWTFNDFNTPYVLFGKSAPEQADLISIHIYQSSFVTWNFGSGSAMSVLLLLFLLVVTTVYLVATSRRRSDA; encoded by the coding sequence GTGTCCACCACGCCCCGCCCCGATGCGGGGCGCGGGGCCGGTCCGCCTTCCGGCAGCTCCGGCCGGCCCGGAAAAGGGGTGCTCGCCCGGCTCACCGACCGGATCCCGGTACGGATTCGCCGCGTCAGCCTGCCGTACCTGCTGATCATTCCGGCGATCCTCCTGGAACTCCTCATCCATCTGGTGCCGATGGTGATCGGCATCGGGATGAGCTTCCTGAAGCTCACCCAGTTCTTCCTCAGGAACTGGTCGGCGGCTCCGTCCGCGGGGCTGTCCAACTACCAGGTCGCGGTCGACTTCGACTCCGCGGTGGGCAGTTCGCTGCTCCATTCCTTCCTCATCACCATCGTCTTCACCGTGCTGACGGTCGCCCTGTCGTGGTTTCTGGGCACCATGGGGGCGGTCCTGATGCAGGGGGCCTTCCGCGGCAGGGGCCTGCTCCGCGCGCTGTTCCTGGTCCCCTACGCGCTCCCCGTCTACGCCGGAGTGATCACCTGGAGCTTCATGCTCCAGCGTGACTCCGGTCTGGTCAACCACATTCTCGTCCAGCTCCACCTGGCCGACGACAGTGATCGTCCGTTCTGGCTCATCGGCGACAACAGTTTCATCTCGCTGATCGTGGTCTGCGTGTGGCGGACCTGGCCGTTCGCCTTCCTGGTGCTCATGGCCGGGCTGCAGAACATCTCCGGCGACCTCTACGAGGCCTCCGCGATCGACGGGGCCGGCTGGTGGCGGCAACTGCGCTCGATCACGCTGCCCCTGCTGCGCCCCGTCAACCAGGTCGTGGTCCTGGTCCTGTTCCTGTGGACCTTCAACGACTTCAACACGCCCTATGTGCTCTTCGGGAAGTCAGCGCCTGAGCAAGCCGACCTGATCTCCATTCACATCTACCAGAGCTCGTTCGTCACCTGGAACTTCGGCTCGGGCTCGGCGATGTCCGTGCTGCTCCTGCTGTTCCTGCTGGTGGTGACCACCGTGTATCTGGTGGCGACCTCGCGAAGGAGGAGCGATGCGTGA
- a CDS encoding extracellular solute-binding protein has protein sequence MQIRKLGIIAIAGALSLSAAACGGDDTGSGGSTGAAAPKTLTYWASNQGTSLENDKQVLQPELDKFEKQTGIKVNVEVVPWADLLNRILAATTSGKGPDVLNIGNTWSASLQATGAFVPFDDKLMAEVGGKERFLGPSLAATGVAGQPPTALPIYGMTYGLFYNKKMFKEAGIAEPPKTWDELIADGKKLTKGDQWGLAVEGASVSENAHHAFIFGQQHGSELFDPSGKPQFDTPQQVAAIKQYVDLMAVHKIVNPSNAEYSNGTEAVQDFTSGKAAMLMWQSIASQVKAAGMTDDDYGLAPIPLPDPSQGGKQVNGMVAGINLAIFKSSENQDAALQFVKFMTGKEAQQSLNKTYGSLPTVKDAYDDPAFQTPMIKTFQEILGTTSAPLPQVPEESQFETLVGTAMNTMFADAASGKPITDEYVKAKLSDANEQMLAGS, from the coding sequence GTGCAGATACGAAAGCTCGGCATCATCGCGATAGCGGGAGCGCTCTCGCTCTCCGCCGCCGCCTGCGGTGGCGACGACACCGGATCCGGCGGGTCCACAGGGGCCGCGGCACCCAAGACGCTCACCTACTGGGCGTCCAACCAGGGCACCAGCCTGGAGAACGACAAGCAGGTGCTCCAGCCCGAACTCGACAAGTTCGAGAAGCAGACCGGCATCAAGGTGAACGTCGAGGTCGTTCCCTGGGCGGACCTGCTCAACCGGATCCTCGCCGCCACCACCTCCGGCAAGGGCCCGGACGTGCTCAACATCGGCAACACCTGGTCCGCCTCGCTGCAGGCCACCGGCGCCTTCGTCCCCTTCGACGACAAGCTGATGGCCGAGGTCGGAGGCAAGGAGCGCTTCCTCGGCCCGAGCCTGGCCGCCACCGGTGTCGCGGGGCAGCCGCCCACCGCCCTCCCGATCTACGGAATGACCTACGGCCTCTTCTACAACAAGAAGATGTTCAAGGAGGCGGGCATCGCGGAGCCGCCGAAGACCTGGGACGAGCTGATCGCCGACGGCAAGAAGCTCACCAAGGGCGACCAGTGGGGCCTGGCCGTCGAGGGCGCCAGCGTCAGCGAGAACGCCCACCACGCCTTCATCTTCGGCCAGCAGCACGGCTCGGAACTGTTCGACCCCTCCGGCAAGCCCCAGTTCGACACCCCCCAGCAGGTCGCCGCGATCAAGCAGTACGTGGACCTGATGGCCGTACACAAGATCGTGAACCCGAGCAACGCCGAGTACTCCAACGGCACCGAGGCCGTTCAGGACTTCACCTCCGGCAAGGCCGCGATGCTGATGTGGCAGTCCATCGCCAGCCAGGTGAAGGCCGCCGGCATGACCGATGACGACTACGGCCTCGCCCCCATCCCGCTGCCCGACCCCTCCCAGGGCGGCAAGCAGGTCAACGGCATGGTGGCCGGCATCAACCTGGCCATCTTCAAGAGCAGCGAGAACCAGGACGCGGCTCTGCAGTTCGTCAAGTTCATGACCGGCAAGGAGGCGCAGCAGAGCCTGAACAAGACCTACGGCTCGCTCCCCACCGTCAAGGACGCCTACGACGACCCGGCGTTCCAGACCCCGATGATCAAGACCTTCCAGGAGATTCTCGGCACCACGTCGGCCCCCCTGCCCCAGGTGCCCGAGGAGAGCCAGTTCGAGACCCTGGTGGGCACGGCGATGAACACGATGTTCGCGGACGCGGCCAGCGGCAAGCCGATCACCGACGAGTACGTCAAGGCCAAGCTGAGCGACGCCAACGAGCAGATGCTGGCCGGCAGCTGA
- a CDS encoding group II truncated hemoglobin: protein MITLFEHAGGLKGLRRFNGIFYSSVLSDPLLQPLFGEGRPHHVEHLTAFTAETFGGPKTFSDEMGGFLELIAVHRGLKITEEQRLRFVDLYMAAADEAGLPGDAPFREALRSHVEFGTQVAVQNSHAETDAQLHPLREVPHWDWPEPRADHT from the coding sequence ATGATCACTCTCTTTGAACACGCCGGTGGACTCAAGGGCCTTCGCCGATTCAACGGGATCTTCTACAGCAGCGTCCTGTCCGATCCGCTGCTCCAGCCGCTCTTCGGCGAAGGACGCCCGCATCACGTCGAGCACCTGACGGCCTTCACCGCCGAGACCTTCGGCGGCCCCAAGACCTTCAGCGATGAGATGGGCGGATTCCTGGAACTGATCGCGGTACACCGCGGCCTGAAGATCACCGAAGAGCAGCGCCTGCGGTTCGTCGACCTGTACATGGCGGCGGCCGACGAGGCGGGACTGCCCGGCGACGCGCCCTTCCGGGAGGCGCTGCGCTCCCACGTGGAGTTCGGCACGCAGGTGGCCGTGCAGAACTCCCATGCCGAGACCGACGCCCAGTTGCACCCCCTGCGCGAGGTTCCGCACTGGGACTGGCCCGAGCCCCGCGCCGATCACACGTGA
- a CDS encoding ABC transporter ATP-binding protein, translated as MNSLWRMKSYLRPYALRLSLIWLPSLGAVGIGIVVPLVGREIIDGPVAHGDTGALLPLALLALALGVLEAFFILLRRWFLADAVLGLETSIRDDLYEHLQRLPMGFHGSWQSGQLLSRATTDLSTIRRFLGFGLLFLVLITLQIATVTWLLLQMYWPLGLLVVASVVPVVITSLRFERQYITISRRVQDQQGDLATVVEESAAGIRTIKAYGRRRYVFDDFDDGALKVYGTSMEKVRLSARFFTFLEVIPNITLALVLLLGALAVGSGSLTAGSLVAFTTLMLQLVWPISALGFILTMGQEAMTAADRVMEVLDTEPEIVGGTKVIERPRGHLRFEGAEFRFPGAAEPVLHDVWLEVRPGETVAIVGATGSGKTTLTALVPRLYDVSAGRVTIDGHDVRDLSLPALRSMVSTAFEEPTLFSMSVRENLTLGRHDATEEEIAEALRVAQAGFVHQLPWGLETRIGEQGMSLSGGQRQRLALARAVLSRPRILVLDDTLSALDVETEALVEEALRHVLRDATGIVVAHRASTVLLADKVALLLDGTIAHVGHHHELMASVPEYRALLSTDLDAEEAVR; from the coding sequence ATGAACTCGCTGTGGCGGATGAAGTCCTACCTACGCCCCTACGCCCTCCGCCTGTCCCTCATCTGGCTGCCGTCCCTCGGCGCGGTGGGGATCGGCATCGTCGTCCCGCTGGTCGGCAGGGAGATCATCGACGGCCCCGTCGCCCACGGCGACACCGGGGCACTCCTCCCCCTCGCGTTACTCGCCCTGGCACTGGGCGTGCTGGAGGCGTTCTTCATCCTCCTGCGGCGGTGGTTCCTGGCCGATGCCGTCCTCGGCCTGGAGACCAGTATCCGCGACGACCTCTACGAGCATCTGCAGCGGCTGCCGATGGGCTTCCACGGCTCCTGGCAGTCAGGCCAGTTGCTGTCCCGCGCGACGACCGACCTGTCGACGATCCGGCGGTTCCTCGGTTTCGGCCTGCTCTTCCTCGTCCTGATCACCTTGCAGATCGCCACGGTGACCTGGCTGCTGCTGCAGATGTACTGGCCGCTCGGCCTGCTGGTGGTCGCCTCGGTGGTGCCGGTCGTGATCACCTCGCTGCGCTTCGAGCGCCAGTACATCACGATCTCCCGCCGGGTCCAGGACCAGCAGGGCGATCTCGCCACCGTCGTCGAGGAGTCCGCGGCCGGGATCCGCACGATCAAGGCCTACGGCCGCCGCCGGTACGTCTTCGACGACTTCGACGACGGAGCCCTCAAGGTCTACGGGACCTCGATGGAGAAGGTGCGGCTGTCCGCCAGGTTCTTCACCTTCCTTGAGGTGATCCCGAACATCACCCTCGCGCTCGTCCTGCTGCTCGGCGCCCTCGCCGTCGGCTCCGGCTCGCTGACGGCGGGCTCGCTGGTGGCCTTCACCACGCTGATGTTGCAGCTGGTCTGGCCCATCTCGGCCCTCGGTTTCATCCTGACGATGGGCCAGGAGGCGATGACCGCGGCGGACCGGGTGATGGAGGTGCTCGACACCGAACCGGAGATCGTCGGGGGCACGAAGGTGATCGAGCGTCCGCGCGGCCATCTTCGTTTCGAGGGGGCGGAGTTCCGCTTCCCCGGCGCGGCCGAGCCGGTGCTCCACGACGTCTGGCTGGAGGTCCGGCCGGGAGAGACGGTGGCGATCGTCGGCGCGACGGGATCGGGCAAGACCACGTTGACCGCCCTCGTGCCCCGGCTGTACGACGTCAGCGCGGGCCGGGTCACGATCGACGGGCACGACGTCCGGGATCTGTCGCTGCCCGCGCTCCGCTCGATGGTCTCCACCGCCTTCGAGGAGCCGACCCTGTTCTCGATGAGCGTCAGGGAGAACCTCACGCTCGGACGGCACGACGCCACCGAGGAGGAGATCGCGGAGGCGCTGCGGGTCGCCCAGGCCGGGTTCGTCCATCAGCTGCCGTGGGGCCTGGAGACCAGGATCGGCGAGCAGGGCATGTCCCTGTCCGGTGGCCAGCGCCAGCGCCTCGCGCTGGCCCGCGCGGTCCTCAGCCGGCCCCGGATCCTCGTGCTGGACGACACCCTGTCCGCCCTGGACGTCGAGACCGAGGCCCTGGTGGAGGAGGCGCTGCGGCACGTGCTGCGCGACGCCACCGGGATCGTCGTCGCGCACCGGGCGTCCACCGTACTGCTCGCCGACAAGGTGGCCCTGCTGCTGGACGGCACGATCGCACACGTCGGCCACCACCACGAACTGATGGCGAGCGTGCCGGAGTACCGGGCGCTGCTCTCCACCGACCTGGACGCCGAGGAGGCCGTGCGATGA
- a CDS encoding GH1 family beta-glucosidase: protein MDSQSAFGPDFTWGVATAAYQIEGAAQEDGRLPSIWDTFSHIPGSIDNGDTGDVACDHYHRWPEDLGLLGKLGVDAYRFSVAWPRVIPTGSGPVNPKGLAFYDRLVDGLLEAGIRPFVTLYHWDLPQALQDLGGWPERDTAYRFAEYASVVAGALGDRVTDWTTLNEPLCSSWLGHLEGSMAPGLTDLTAAVRTSYHLHLGHGLATQAIRAAARRTPSIGIVNNLSPCEPATDSDEDRAAAERADGHINRWWLDPIAGRGYPEDMIKVYGVDLPIQEGDLETIAAPLDYHGLNYYFRQIIADDPAGPAPHVRQVPVPGATTTAMGWEVYPDGLEQLLLRLTREYGIEQIFVTESGSAWPDVIDAAGVIDDRERVAHLEGHLAACARAMEQGVPLAGYFAWSLLDNFEWAYGYDKRFGLVHVDFDTQVRTVKASGHRYAALIRESRELSLP, encoded by the coding sequence ATGGATTCGCAGTCCGCCTTCGGCCCCGACTTCACCTGGGGCGTGGCCACCGCGGCCTACCAGATCGAGGGCGCGGCCCAGGAAGACGGCCGGCTGCCCTCTATCTGGGACACGTTCAGCCACATCCCGGGTTCCATCGACAACGGGGACACCGGTGACGTGGCCTGCGACCACTACCACCGCTGGCCCGAGGACCTCGGCCTGCTCGGAAAACTCGGCGTGGACGCCTACCGCTTCTCGGTGGCGTGGCCCCGGGTGATCCCGACGGGGTCGGGCCCGGTCAACCCGAAGGGGCTGGCCTTCTACGACCGGCTGGTCGACGGTCTCCTGGAAGCCGGCATCCGCCCGTTCGTCACCCTGTACCACTGGGATCTGCCGCAGGCGCTGCAGGATCTCGGCGGCTGGCCGGAGCGGGACACCGCCTACCGCTTCGCCGAGTACGCGTCGGTGGTCGCCGGCGCGCTCGGCGACCGCGTCACCGACTGGACCACCCTCAACGAGCCGCTCTGCTCCTCCTGGCTCGGCCACCTCGAGGGCAGTATGGCGCCGGGGCTGACCGACCTGACCGCGGCCGTGCGCACCTCCTACCACCTGCATCTCGGCCACGGGCTCGCCACGCAGGCGATCAGGGCCGCGGCCCGGCGCACCCCCTCGATCGGGATCGTCAACAACCTGAGCCCCTGCGAGCCCGCCACCGACAGCGACGAGGACCGGGCCGCCGCCGAGCGCGCCGACGGTCACATCAACCGCTGGTGGCTCGACCCGATCGCAGGCCGCGGTTACCCCGAGGACATGATCAAGGTCTACGGTGTCGACCTGCCCATCCAGGAGGGCGACCTGGAGACGATCGCCGCCCCGCTGGACTACCACGGGCTGAACTACTACTTCCGTCAGATCATCGCCGACGACCCGGCCGGCCCCGCCCCGCACGTCCGTCAGGTCCCGGTGCCCGGTGCGACGACCACCGCGATGGGCTGGGAGGTCTACCCCGACGGTCTTGAGCAGCTTCTGCTGCGCCTGACCCGGGAGTACGGAATCGAGCAGATCTTCGTCACCGAGAGCGGCTCCGCCTGGCCCGACGTGATCGACGCGGCCGGCGTGATCGACGACCGCGAGCGCGTCGCCCACCTGGAGGGCCACCTCGCGGCCTGTGCCCGCGCGATGGAGCAGGGCGTGCCCCTGGCCGGGTACTTCGCCTGGTCGCTCCTGGACAACTTCGAGTGGGCCTACGGCTACGACAAGCGCTTCGGCCTGGTCCACGTCGACTTCGACACCCAAGTCAGGACCGTCAAGGCCAGCGGTCACCGGTACGCCGCGCTGATCCGCGAGAGCAGGGAGCTCTCCCTTCCGTGA
- a CDS encoding ABC transporter ATP-binding protein, producing MSQTETETGTGTGTGATAGAEVRPGAETENGERDWRGVAAEDQDDLSEQVSFLLRNRSRRLLGDLLRPYRKKIILLVTVIVICNVAALSIPYLIKVGIDSGIPPMIAGEGSATLVTVVAVVLAAAITQAVTRLVFLRMAGRIGQNILLELRRRVFDHFQKLSLSFHDNYTSGRVVSRLTSDIDAISEMLQSGFDGLVTAVLTLIGTAVLLLVLDVPLGLVSLLPLPILLLFTRWFRRQSSIIYRRTRETVALVIVHFVESMTGMRAVQAFRREPRNQAIFSELNTDYRDANKQSMQLIAVFMPGVKLIGNVTIAAVLFYGGWRAIDGDVTVGVLAAFLLYLRQFYEPMQEISQFYNTFQSAGAALEKLSGVLEESPEVAEPRDPVALERPRGEVRFEEVEFSYLDGTPVLPRMELTIPAGQTVALVGTTGAGKTTLAKLVARFYDPVAGRVLLDGHDLRDLGEDSLRGAVVLVTQENYLFTGSVADNIRFGRPGATMAEVVEAARSIGAHDFVSALPEGYDTSVGKHGGRLSAGQRQLVAFARAFLADPAILILDEATSSLDVSSERLVQRAMQTILADRTALIIAHRLSTVEIADRVLVMDGGRIVEDGPPDLLIAEAGRFAGLHRAWLDSISDHRELPG from the coding sequence ATGAGCCAGACCGAAACGGAGACCGGGACCGGGACCGGGACCGGGGCCACGGCCGGGGCCGAGGTCAGGCCCGGGGCCGAGACCGAGAACGGCGAGCGGGACTGGCGCGGCGTCGCCGCGGAGGACCAGGACGATCTGTCCGAGCAGGTGTCCTTCCTGCTCCGCAACCGCTCCAGGCGGTTGCTCGGCGACCTGCTGCGCCCGTACCGCAAGAAGATCATCCTGCTCGTCACGGTCATCGTGATCTGCAATGTCGCCGCGCTCTCCATCCCCTACCTGATCAAGGTGGGCATCGACTCGGGCATTCCTCCGATGATCGCGGGCGAGGGCTCGGCCACGCTGGTGACGGTCGTCGCGGTGGTCCTGGCGGCGGCGATCACCCAGGCCGTGACCCGGCTGGTGTTCCTCAGGATGGCCGGCCGCATCGGGCAGAACATCCTGCTGGAGCTACGGCGCCGGGTCTTCGACCACTTCCAGAAGCTGTCACTGTCCTTCCACGACAACTACACCTCGGGCCGGGTCGTCTCCCGGCTCACCTCCGACATCGACGCGATCTCCGAGATGCTGCAGTCGGGCTTCGACGGTCTCGTCACGGCCGTGCTGACCCTGATCGGCACCGCGGTCCTGCTGCTCGTCCTGGATGTTCCCCTCGGCCTGGTCTCCCTGCTGCCGCTGCCGATCCTGCTGCTGTTCACCCGCTGGTTCCGGCGGCAGTCGAGCATCATCTACCGCAGGACCCGCGAGACCGTGGCCCTGGTGATCGTCCACTTCGTGGAGTCGATGACCGGCATGCGCGCGGTCCAGGCGTTCCGCAGGGAACCGCGCAACCAGGCGATCTTCTCCGAGCTGAACACCGACTACCGGGACGCCAACAAGCAGAGCATGCAACTGATCGCGGTCTTCATGCCGGGTGTCAAGCTGATCGGGAACGTCACGATCGCGGCCGTCCTGTTCTACGGCGGGTGGCGGGCGATCGACGGTGACGTCACGGTCGGCGTGCTCGCCGCGTTCCTGCTCTACCTGCGCCAGTTCTACGAGCCGATGCAGGAGATCAGTCAGTTCTACAACACCTTCCAGTCGGCCGGGGCCGCGCTGGAGAAGCTCTCCGGCGTACTGGAGGAGAGCCCGGAGGTCGCCGAACCTCGCGATCCCGTGGCGTTGGAGCGGCCACGCGGGGAGGTCAGGTTCGAGGAGGTCGAGTTCTCCTACCTGGACGGCACCCCCGTGCTGCCCCGGATGGAGCTGACGATCCCGGCGGGGCAGACCGTGGCGCTGGTCGGCACCACCGGGGCCGGCAAGACCACGCTGGCGAAGCTGGTCGCCAGGTTCTACGACCCGGTGGCCGGCCGGGTGCTGCTGGACGGCCACGACCTGCGTGATCTCGGCGAGGACTCGCTGCGCGGCGCGGTGGTGCTGGTGACACAGGAGAACTACCTGTTCACCGGCTCGGTCGCCGACAACATCAGGTTCGGCCGGCCCGGCGCCACCATGGCCGAGGTGGTCGAGGCCGCCCGGTCCATCGGCGCCCACGACTTCGTCTCGGCCCTTCCCGAGGGGTACGACACCTCCGTCGGCAAGCACGGCGGCCGGTTGTCGGCGGGACAGCGGCAGCTCGTGGCGTTCGCCAGGGCCTTCCTCGCCGATCCCGCGATCCTGATCCTCGACGAGGCGACCTCCAGCCTGGACGTCTCCAGCGAGCGGCTGGTCCAGCGGGCGATGCAGACCATCCTCGCGGACCGGACCGCTCTGATCATCGCTCACCGGCTGTCGACCGTCGAGATCGCCGACCGGGTGCTCGTGATGGACGGCGGCAGGATCGTGGAGGACGGCCCGCCCGACCTGCTCATCGCGGAGGCCGGCCGCTTCGCCGGCCTGCACCGCGCCTGGCTGGACAGCATCTCCGACCACCGGGAGCTGCCCGGTTAG
- a CDS encoding carbohydrate ABC transporter permease: MREPRWLPWARWIGLGFLGLFTLTPIYVMVTSAIKPLSDVQGDFHWIPTTISLRPFVDIWQTIPLARYFGNSLIVASIASVASVTVAIFAAYAISRFRFPGRRIFSITVLSTQMFPGILFLLPLFMIFVNLSNVIGIDLYGSLTGLIITYLTFSLPFSIWMLVGYFDSIPVALDEAAQVDGSGPIGALIRVVIPAAMPGIVAVTVYAFMTAWGEVLFASVMTDDSTRTLAVGLQGYATQNDVYWNQVMAASLVVSVPVVAGFLLLQRFLVQGLTAGAVK, encoded by the coding sequence ATGCGTGAGCCCCGCTGGCTGCCCTGGGCCCGCTGGATCGGTCTCGGTTTCCTCGGCCTGTTCACGCTCACCCCGATCTACGTGATGGTGACCTCGGCGATCAAACCGCTGAGCGACGTGCAGGGCGACTTCCACTGGATCCCCACCACGATCAGCCTTCGGCCCTTCGTTGACATCTGGCAGACCATCCCGCTGGCCCGTTACTTCGGCAACAGCCTCATCGTGGCGTCCATCGCCTCCGTGGCCTCGGTGACGGTGGCGATCTTCGCCGCCTACGCGATCAGCCGTTTCCGGTTCCCCGGCCGGAGGATCTTCTCCATCACCGTGCTGTCCACCCAGATGTTCCCCGGCATCCTCTTCCTGCTGCCGCTCTTCATGATCTTCGTGAACCTCAGCAACGTCATCGGGATAGATCTCTACGGCAGCCTCACCGGGTTGATCATCACCTACCTGACCTTCTCCCTGCCGTTCTCCATCTGGATGCTGGTCGGCTACTTCGACTCCATCCCCGTCGCGCTGGACGAGGCCGCCCAGGTCGACGGCAGCGGGCCGATCGGCGCCCTGATACGGGTGGTCATCCCCGCCGCGATGCCCGGCATCGTGGCGGTCACCGTCTACGCCTTCATGACCGCGTGGGGAGAGGTGCTCTTCGCCTCGGTGATGACCGACGACTCCACCCGCACCCTGGCCGTCGGGTTGCAGGGATACGCCACCCAGAACGACGTCTACTGGAATCAGGTGATGGCCGCCTCCCTGGTGGTCAGCGTCCCCGTGGTGGCCGGCTTCCTGCTCCTGCAGCGCTTCCTGGTGCAGGGCCTCACCGCGGGCGCGGTCAAGTAG
- a CDS encoding DUF305 domain-containing protein, whose protein sequence is MSTRRSHRHRSLAVIVSMSTTLIAGCSAAAGESPPPAGAAAVVAGAPTRTDADVRFSQEMISHHRQTIQLAELAADRSTDTYVRELAEKIKQSESADIELMSGWLRSWKVEVPAGNDHAAHEMPGMLSATQISSLKRRSGSDFDTLWLGVLGKHLGSGVQMAEIVVALGQHGPTGDLARKMAAEQRARISEITERLA, encoded by the coding sequence ATGAGCACCCGGCGATCACACAGGCACCGCTCTCTGGCCGTCATCGTGTCGATGTCCACCACGCTGATCGCCGGGTGCTCGGCGGCGGCCGGAGAGTCCCCGCCTCCGGCGGGCGCGGCGGCCGTCGTGGCCGGTGCTCCCACCCGGACCGACGCGGACGTGCGTTTCTCCCAGGAGATGATCTCCCATCACCGGCAGACGATCCAGCTCGCCGAACTGGCGGCCGACCGGAGCACCGATACGTATGTGCGCGAACTGGCGGAGAAGATCAAGCAGAGCGAGTCGGCCGACATCGAGCTCATGTCCGGCTGGCTCCGGTCCTGGAAGGTCGAGGTCCCGGCGGGGAACGACCATGCCGCACACGAGATGCCGGGCATGCTCTCCGCCACGCAGATCTCCTCGCTGAAGAGAAGGTCCGGCTCGGACTTCGACACGTTGTGGCTGGGCGTGCTGGGCAAGCACCTCGGCAGCGGCGTCCAGATGGCGGAGATCGTGGTCGCCCTGGGGCAGCACGGGCCGACCGGTGACCTCGCGAGAAAGATGGCCGCCGAACAGCGCGCGCGGATCTCGGAGATCACCGAACGGCTCGCGTGA